A window of Halogeometricum sp. S1BR25-6 genomic DNA:
CCGGTCTGAAAGTAGTAAGAATAGATGATTGTAACGATAGACGGACGGTATGCGGGGGTGCCGCCGTCTCGGCTCCGAACGGGGTGAGAGCACGAATGTCGGGAGCAGACGACGAGAAACCGGAACGCGACTCCGAGCGAGTCGACGAGCGATTCGAGGCGTTGTCGAACGCCTCGCGGAGACGAATCCTCCTCGAACTCCTCGACCGGGAGTCGCTCGGAATCGACGCGGACCTCATCGACGACGACGACCCGGCGGGTCGTCCGACGGAGTTGTACCACGTCCACCTGCCGAAACTCCACGCGGCGGCGTTCGTCGAGTGGGACAGGGAGGCGGGCGTCCTCCGACGCGGCGCGCGCTTCGATGACCTCGTTCCCGTGTTGCGGTTCATCCGCGAGGACGCGGACGACCGCTCGGGGCAGTGACGGAACGTCGCGGAGACGACCCGCCGGGACCTCGCGGGCGCGTAATATACAAGGCGAAAAGTGAATACATGAACCTCCCTCTACGAGGGTAGATTGTCTCTTTTGAACTACGGGAGAGCGGCCGACGGCGTCTCTGCGGAGTTCTCTGCCGGGCGGCAGCGACGAGGACGACGGCGAGAAGCACGGGACACCGACGGCGCGCGGGGGGACGCGAACGAGGACCGATGAGCGACCTCTACGAGGCCGTCTCCGGACTGCCACTGCGCATCGTCGACACGGCGCGGACGCGACGCGGACGCGACACGTCGAGCGGGTTCCGCCGCGCGACGACGACGTTTCACCTGCGTGGCGATGGCGTCTCCGGCCGCGGCGAGGACGTCACGTACGACACCGAGGACCACAAGGCGTTGGAGAGCGCCCCGGCGTTCGACCTTCGGGGACGCTATGCGTCGTTCGCCGCCTTCTCGGAGTACCTCGACGACGTCGACCTGTTCCCGCGCGCGCGGCCGACGCAAGAGGCGGCCCGTCACTACCGTCGGTGGGCGCTCGAATCCGCGGCGCTGGACCTCGCATTAAAACAGAACGACCGCTCGCTCGGGGAGGCCGTCGGGCGGACGCCGAGTCCGCTCCGGTTCGTCGTCTCGACCCGACTGGGCGACCCACCGACGACCGACCGGGTGGAGGAACTGCTCGGCGCCGACCCCGGCGCGGAGTTCAAACTCGACCCGACGACCGACTGGACCGACGAACTCGTCGACTCGCTCGCCGGGACGGACGCCGTCCGCATCGTCGACCTGAAGGGCCACTACGAGGGCACCGACGTGGACCAGGCGCCCGACCCCGACCTGTACGAGCGAGTACTGCGGGGCTTTCCGGACGCGGTGGTCGAGGACCCGGCGCTCACCGAGACGACGCGCCCCCTGTTCGACGGCGAGGAGGCGCGCGTCTCGTGGGACGCGCCCGTCACCGGGGTGGACTCGGTGCGGGAACTCCCCTTCGAGCCCTCGTGGCTGAACGTCAAACCCTCGCGGTTCGGGACGGTGGAGTCGCTGTTCGAGACCATCGAGTACGCCGAATCGCGCGGCATCTCGCTGTACGGCGGCGGCCAGTTCGAACTCGACGTGGGGCGCGACCACATCCAACTGCTCGCGTCGCTGTTCTATCCGGAGGGGCCGAACGACGTGGCGCCGGGCGCGTACAACGACCCGACGCTGTCCGACGGCCTCCCGACGAGTCCGCTCGACGCCCCGACGAACCCGGCGGGTCTCGACTGGGATTAAAACTCCCCGCCGGTCCGGGAGAGTTCGTCGGCGTCGGCGCCGGCGTGCGACCGGACCCACAACTCGCCGATGCGCGAGAGGCGTGTACGGTAGGACTTCCCGTGCTCCTCCTGTTCGATGTAGCCCTTCCCGCCGGGACCGAGTCGGTCGACGTTGTAGATGACCTTCGAGCGGAAGGAGTCGGTGTACTCCTCATTCATGTCGCGAGCGAGCGTCTCCGCCAACTCGGAGACGGACTCGAACTCGCCGTACTCGCCCAACTCGAACAGGATAATCTCCTCGAAGGGCTTGACGTTCGAGAAGGAGGCGACGGGCAACTCGACGATGTGCTCCTCGCCGATGCGCTTGGCGCCGATGGTCGTCCCGCGTTCGTCGAACTCCTCTAAGAGGTCCGAAGCCGTCTCGAACCGCTCGCGGACCCGGTCGTCGTCCAACTCCTCGCCGTCCAACAGGTCGCCGAGCAGGTCCCGCGCCTCGCGGACCTCTTCGGCGAGTTCGGTCTCCAGATACTTCTCGGGGGCCGTGTAGTACGTGTGGATGCGCTCTCTGTCCTCCTGTCGCTCGACCATCACCGAGTGGGCCGCGGTGGCGAACGCGAAGGAGACGGGCCGCGGCATCGACGAGACGTTCACCCACACCTCGGCGTCCTCTCCCCTATCGAGTTCGGTGTTGATGAGATCGTACGCCTGCTCGAAGGCCGTGTCGTAGTCGTAGACGTCGTCGATGACGACGCGTTCGGTGTCGGCGCCGAGGAGATTCCGGAAGTCCTGCTCCAACTTCTGTGAGAGGTTCTGGGAGTACTCCACGTTTGCCTCGCTCCCCACCGCCCCCTCCAAGAGGATGACGCGGTCGACGTCCAACTGGTCGCGTATCAGAGGCGCGATGAGTCGGTCGTAGTCGAACCCGACCGGGACGATGTGCGTCTGCATGAGTGGAAGGTCGCCCTCGCGGCTATAAAAGACACCAGATGGCGTCTCGGGGGACGAAACGGCGAGGCGTTGGGTCGTCGGGTCGTCGGGTCGTCAGGGAATCGCGTTCCCGCCCACCGTCACGTTCAGTTTCTCGACGGTCGAAGAGTTGACCGAGTCGCTGGCGACGACCGTCGCGTTCGACTGCGCCGGGAGGGAGACGACGACTCTCGTCTGCCCCGGGTGGACGGTCGTCGTGAGGAACGTCCGACCGGACTCGTCGACGACGGAGATAGTCGTCACGTCCTCGACGGCCGGGGTCGACTTCAGGGTGATAGCCGTCCGGACGCCCGTCCCGGACCACGACTCGGTGGCCGAGACGCGGTCGAAGACGGCCGACCCGCCCGTGTCCGCCTCGACGGTCGGACCGACGGTGA
This region includes:
- a CDS encoding DUF6293 family protein; this encodes MQTHIVPVGFDYDRLIAPLIRDQLDVDRVILLEGAVGSEANVEYSQNLSQKLEQDFRNLLGADTERVVIDDVYDYDTAFEQAYDLINTELDRGEDAEVWVNVSSMPRPVSFAFATAAHSVMVERQEDRERIHTYYTAPEKYLETELAEEVREARDLLGDLLDGEELDDDRVRERFETASDLLEEFDERGTTIGAKRIGEEHIVELPVASFSNVKPFEEIILFELGEYGEFESVSELAETLARDMNEEYTDSFRSKVIYNVDRLGPGGKGYIEQEEHGKSYRTRLSRIGELWVRSHAGADADELSRTGGEF